From Anaerohalosphaera lusitana, one genomic window encodes:
- a CDS encoding PaaI family thioesterase: MKPVNSDTELLQTRKHIHPNCIVCNKANPKGLNINYVLTEDGSGVTAVFDCDEQYEGYPGIIHGGVIASIFDGAMGNCMFAHGHSAVTVELTTRFRHPVQTGKCARITARITRVSRPLFLLEAELIQDCQVKATARAKFYEQPELQGS; encoded by the coding sequence ATGAAACCTGTAAACAGTGACACAGAACTTCTTCAAACGCGTAAACATATTCACCCGAATTGTATAGTCTGTAACAAGGCGAATCCAAAAGGGCTCAATATTAATTACGTCCTTACTGAGGACGGAAGCGGGGTTACCGCGGTCTTTGACTGTGATGAGCAGTATGAGGGTTATCCGGGAATTATACACGGAGGGGTTATAGCGTCGATCTTTGACGGGGCGATGGGGAACTGTATGTTCGCGCATGGTCATTCAGCGGTTACGGTGGAGCTGACGACGCGTTTTCGGCATCCTGTACAGACCGGTAAATGTGCGAGAATTACAGCGAGGATCACGCGGGTTTCAAGGCCCCTGTTCCTTCTTGAGGCAGAACTGATACAGGACTGCCAGGTCAAGGCGACCGCCCGGGCGAAGTTTTACGAACAGCCTGAGCTGCAGGGGTCCTGA
- a CDS encoding glycoside hydrolase family protein, with protein sequence MDWQKMCSFCVVVFFGFSGILAFSADAESYAIVSPSTNDLDISSMIQPVGEENILSQEDHYVWGGSGIEGEDGKYYLFYARWPKGMTGRAEGDELFSGFRGWLKYSEIAVAVSDEPAGPFKHLKTIITGTKEEDKWHRFNAHNPHIKRFDGKLYLYYIGTNPAEGIANTWYAYANGQKIGVAVASSVQDFLAGDFEICDEPLVEPDEEKTHQRAVNPSVTRGHDGRYYMMFKSRAKPLGGKGDHMTHWCAASGSPDGPFELVGPVLQGGDYSAEDPYFWYDKGRERYYAIVKNFSRSKVLAPQFGALALITSTTPAKNWRPAKNSLVSLKQYTKPDGSVQKLNNLERPQLLFDGDGKPIALYAASAEKQPWNNNHTVNVQFKLAEPAEEAQGASE encoded by the coding sequence ATGGACTGGCAAAAAATGTGTTCTTTTTGTGTCGTTGTATTTTTTGGATTTTCAGGCATTCTTGCCTTTTCTGCAGATGCTGAGAGTTATGCCATAGTCTCGCCGAGTACGAATGATCTTGATATTTCGTCGATGATCCAGCCGGTTGGTGAGGAGAATATACTTTCGCAGGAGGACCATTATGTCTGGGGCGGTTCGGGTATCGAGGGTGAGGACGGCAAGTACTATCTGTTTTATGCACGGTGGCCGAAGGGGATGACCGGGCGGGCCGAGGGTGACGAATTGTTTTCGGGCTTTCGCGGCTGGCTGAAGTATTCGGAGATCGCAGTTGCGGTTTCGGATGAGCCGGCGGGGCCGTTTAAGCATCTCAAGACCATTATTACGGGTACGAAGGAAGAGGACAAGTGGCACCGCTTCAATGCCCATAATCCACACATCAAGCGTTTCGACGGCAAGCTGTATCTTTACTACATCGGCACGAATCCTGCTGAGGGGATTGCGAATACGTGGTATGCATACGCAAACGGTCAGAAGATCGGTGTTGCGGTTGCTTCGTCGGTGCAGGATTTTCTTGCGGGTGATTTCGAGATATGTGATGAGCCTCTCGTTGAGCCTGATGAGGAGAAGACGCATCAGCGGGCGGTTAATCCGAGCGTTACACGGGGACATGACGGCAGGTACTATATGATGTTCAAGTCGCGGGCCAAGCCTTTGGGCGGGAAGGGCGATCATATGACGCACTGGTGCGCAGCGTCGGGGTCGCCGGACGGGCCGTTCGAGCTGGTCGGGCCGGTATTGCAGGGCGGTGATTATTCTGCTGAGGATCCTTACTTCTGGTATGATAAGGGGCGGGAGCGGTACTATGCGATCGTTAAGAATTTTTCACGTTCGAAGGTTCTGGCGCCGCAGTTCGGTGCTCTTGCTCTGATCACGTCGACAACGCCTGCGAAAAACTGGCGGCCGGCCAAGAACAGCCTGGTTTCGCTGAAGCAGTATACGAAGCCCGACGGGAGCGTGCAGAAGCTGAACAACCTTGAACGGCCTCAGTTGTTGTTCGATGGAGACGGCAAACCGATAGCATTATATGCGGCGTCTGCAGAAAAACAGCCGTGGAACAACAATCATACGGTGAATGTTCAATTCAAGCTTGCTGAGCCCGCGGAAGAGGCGCAGGGAGCTAGCGAGTAG
- a CDS encoding RNA polymerase sigma factor produces MRTLQQKREYVGVIDKARNGDQHAMEQLIEMIRRRVWPFIYKRVRHEDIAADLMQETYLAVLRKLPELDNTRGFWQWVFTIARSKIIDHIRRRNVRDLTWFSAIDSAQLEDLMSDKYISPASDMAFDEFMLAFQQARSRLHGRARRIFTMRMDLHMTYEDIADDLGCTIPAARVAFMRARKQIAEELTHNCGYGPCEKFF; encoded by the coding sequence ATGCGAACTTTACAGCAAAAACGAGAGTATGTAGGCGTAATAGACAAAGCCAGAAACGGCGATCAACACGCCATGGAGCAGTTGATCGAGATGATCAGGCGACGCGTTTGGCCCTTCATCTACAAAAGGGTCCGACATGAGGACATCGCGGCTGACCTGATGCAGGAAACCTATCTTGCCGTCCTCAGAAAACTTCCCGAGTTGGACAACACCCGCGGGTTCTGGCAGTGGGTGTTCACGATCGCAAGAAGCAAGATAATCGACCACATCCGCCGCCGAAACGTGCGTGACCTCACATGGTTTTCCGCGATCGACAGTGCCCAACTGGAGGACCTCATGAGCGACAAATACATCTCACCGGCCAGCGATATGGCATTCGATGAGTTCATGCTCGCATTTCAGCAGGCACGATCGAGGCTGCATGGAAGAGCCCGCCGGATATTCACAATGCGGATGGACTTGCACATGACATATGAGGATATCGCCGACGATCTGGGCTGCACCATCCCTGCAGCCCGCGTTGCATTCATGCGTGCCAGAAAGCAGATCGCCGAAGAGCTGACCCACAACTGCGGATACGGCCCTTGCGAGAAATTCTTTTGA
- a CDS encoding SPFH domain-containing protein, which translates to MDNMEWEKTIRKPNKFVVIAGGILIAVISFAVIAAITIVNIGGDQVGIVTRKFGGGKLPAGKVLAVNGENGIQAKTLEPGWHFFKWPWQYDIQKVPVTDIKAGFVGLIQSKDGRSLPEDTIYAPKWEEPDKMIDAKYFLSEGNGYKGPQLTVLRPGRYRLNTELFEIEQVPVTDVRTGEVAVIKSNVGERTEAENRLVEKGNRGIWGKPLLGGQYYLHTNAYEVTKIDTRQVKVSYTAEQESGEMAGYQPMRPINVRSSDGYTFPVDVRISYQIEPEDAPKIVATVGDDDMVLSKLVTPRVRAIFRNNAEKVKALGYVQDRSKQEEQSGKMLEEALGKYGLTVLEVSIGDVGDEESLGDLLKTQTDREIALQEQETFAEQQRAAEKKKELTRTEQEAEEEKKLATAAYAVQVAEENKEKIRIEAEAEAAKIETLAQAQAEAYRKVADVVGEQNAALLEIMKLVSEQGVQITPDVMVNGGESKMSDALMGTILRGQLQDKPANKNTSKTQTQK; encoded by the coding sequence ATGGATAATATGGAATGGGAAAAGACAATCAGAAAACCTAACAAATTTGTGGTCATCGCAGGAGGTATCCTGATCGCCGTGATTAGCTTTGCCGTGATCGCAGCTATCACAATCGTAAACATAGGCGGTGATCAGGTAGGTATTGTAACAAGAAAATTCGGCGGTGGAAAACTCCCCGCCGGAAAGGTTCTTGCTGTAAACGGTGAAAACGGAATACAGGCTAAAACGCTCGAACCCGGATGGCATTTCTTCAAATGGCCCTGGCAGTACGACATCCAAAAGGTACCAGTCACCGACATTAAAGCCGGATTCGTTGGGCTAATACAGTCAAAAGACGGACGAAGTCTGCCCGAGGACACGATCTACGCGCCGAAATGGGAAGAACCTGACAAGATGATCGATGCTAAGTACTTCCTCAGCGAAGGTAACGGCTACAAGGGCCCTCAACTCACGGTGCTCAGACCCGGCCGCTACAGGCTCAACACAGAGTTATTTGAGATCGAACAAGTACCGGTCACTGATGTAAGGACAGGCGAAGTCGCCGTCATCAAAAGTAACGTCGGCGAACGTACGGAAGCCGAAAATCGCCTTGTCGAAAAGGGCAACCGCGGCATATGGGGCAAACCACTGCTGGGTGGGCAGTATTATTTGCACACGAACGCCTACGAAGTTACAAAGATAGACACCCGACAGGTAAAGGTCAGCTACACCGCTGAACAGGAAAGCGGTGAAATGGCCGGCTACCAGCCCATGCGCCCTATTAACGTACGAAGTAGCGACGGCTATACGTTCCCGGTTGATGTGCGTATCAGCTACCAGATCGAGCCGGAAGATGCACCTAAGATCGTAGCTACCGTTGGTGATGACGACATGGTCCTAAGCAAGCTGGTCACACCACGCGTCCGCGCGATCTTCAGGAACAACGCTGAAAAAGTCAAAGCACTTGGTTACGTACAGGACCGTTCAAAACAGGAAGAGCAAAGCGGCAAGATGCTCGAAGAGGCACTAGGCAAGTACGGTCTCACGGTACTTGAAGTAAGCATCGGCGATGTAGGCGACGAAGAGTCGTTGGGCGACCTCCTCAAGACGCAGACAGACCGCGAGATCGCACTTCAGGAACAAGAAACCTTCGCAGAACAGCAGCGTGCAGCAGAGAAGAAAAAGGAACTGACACGCACTGAGCAGGAAGCCGAAGAGGAAAAGAAGCTTGCAACCGCCGCTTATGCTGTCCAGGTCGCTGAAGAAAACAAAGAAAAGATCCGCATCGAGGCAGAAGCCGAAGCGGCAAAGATCGAAACGCTCGCCCAAGCACAAGCAGAAGCATACAGAAAAGTCGCCGATGTTGTCGGTGAACAGAATGCCGCCCTTCTCGAGATAATGAAGCTTGTATCCGAACAGGGTGTGCAGATCACTCCCGATGTCATGGTAAATGGCGGCGAATCCAAAATGAGCGACGCGCTCATGGGCACGATCCTGCGGGGACAGCTCCAGGACAAGCCCGCTAACAAGAACACATCAAAGACACAAACGCAAAAGTAG
- a CDS encoding DEAD/DEAH box helicase: protein MKIDELNLKPQILNGLKKMGFSDLTPIQEATYEHILAGRDLVGLAETGSGKTAAVGIPVVQSVDPDLDAVQSLIIVPTRELALQYVSEVSDIAKLTDVAAFAVYGGFDMNIQLGKLEHGVQILVATPGRLIDLLYNSPLRLNEVRTLVLDEADEMLNMGFVTDIEFVMSCLVHEHQTLLFSATMPKEIKQLTSKYLKDPVEVELIEERQSPQSLEHQFEQVSKNDHFDKLLNVLKQDDLEQAIVFCNSRRTCENVFKKLKHKIDSAEIIHGGIDQSKRTSLFNRFKKKKVKVMIATDIAGRGLDFSHTSHVINYDFPKGPEPYTHRTGRTARMGRRGVAVTFYGRGDLRALKSIIRKTHIKPVWRGEAPDLDKIGGGRGRSGGRSQKRSRRR, encoded by the coding sequence ATGAAGATAGATGAACTCAATTTGAAGCCGCAAATACTTAACGGCCTCAAAAAAATGGGATTCAGCGACCTGACTCCTATTCAGGAAGCAACATACGAACATATCCTCGCAGGCAGGGACCTTGTCGGACTCGCCGAAACCGGCTCCGGCAAGACCGCTGCTGTGGGTATTCCCGTCGTCCAGTCCGTGGACCCCGATCTCGATGCGGTACAGAGCTTGATCATTGTACCAACCCGCGAGCTCGCGCTTCAATACGTCAGCGAGGTCAGCGACATCGCAAAACTCACAGACGTCGCAGCCTTTGCCGTCTACGGCGGGTTCGACATGAACATCCAGCTAGGCAAGCTAGAGCACGGAGTACAGATCCTAGTCGCAACACCGGGCAGACTGATCGACCTGCTATACAACAGCCCGCTCCGCCTCAATGAGGTCAGAACTCTCGTCCTCGACGAAGCTGACGAAATGCTCAACATGGGATTCGTTACAGACATCGAATTCGTCATGTCATGCCTCGTCCACGAGCACCAGACACTGCTGTTCTCCGCTACGATGCCCAAAGAGATCAAGCAGCTCACCAGCAAATATCTCAAGGACCCGGTCGAAGTCGAACTCATCGAAGAAAGACAGTCACCTCAGAGCCTAGAACACCAGTTCGAACAGGTCAGCAAAAACGACCACTTCGACAAGCTGCTCAATGTGCTCAAACAGGACGATCTCGAGCAGGCCATCGTGTTCTGCAACAGCCGACGCACATGCGAGAACGTCTTTAAGAAACTAAAGCACAAGATCGACTCAGCCGAGATCATCCACGGCGGCATCGATCAGTCCAAGCGGACGAGCCTTTTCAACAGGTTCAAAAAGAAAAAAGTCAAGGTGATGATCGCCACCGACATCGCTGGACGCGGACTCGATTTCAGCCACACCAGCCATGTCATCAATTACGATTTCCCCAAAGGCCCCGAGCCCTACACCCACCGCACAGGCCGAACAGCACGAATGGGCCGACGCGGCGTTGCCGTAACATTCTACGGCCGAGGTGATCTGCGGGCACTCAAAAGCATCATCCGCAAAACTCACATAAAACCCGTCTGGCGCGGCGAAGCTCCCGACCTCGACAAGATCGGCGGCGGCAGGGGCCGGTCTGGCGGGAGGTCGCAGAAGAGGTCGCGGCGGCGGTAA
- a CDS encoding sugar phosphate isomerase/epimerase family protein has product MTSVRIVAAVCVVSLFLTAGCNSTPVSKAERVDDWRLGTSPWSEKLATLDKAKLAEIESLGFDCIEVGLPYAQNEEQFAGANAQAERLAETADEVGIEIWSVHIPYGPAYDPSLVDDAARAKAVANIDSLLGAIEPLGAKKAILHASFEPVKTEERAAKFAACKASLKEIADIAAGHDIAIAVECLPRTCLGNTSTELLELVSVDERLEICCDTNHLLQETTEEFVRAAGHRITTLHIADYDAKDERHWLPGKGVIDWMAVMDALVETGYTGPFLFECRGTSAEEAEVFAKLKAEYMERVAK; this is encoded by the coding sequence ATGACGAGTGTGAGAATCGTTGCGGCTGTATGTGTTGTTTCGCTGTTTTTGACGGCTGGATGCAATAGTACGCCTGTTTCCAAGGCGGAACGGGTTGATGACTGGAGGCTGGGGACTTCGCCCTGGAGCGAGAAACTTGCGACGCTGGATAAGGCTAAGCTGGCGGAGATCGAGTCTTTGGGTTTTGACTGCATTGAGGTGGGATTGCCCTATGCGCAGAATGAGGAGCAGTTCGCTGGTGCGAATGCTCAGGCCGAACGTTTAGCGGAAACGGCCGATGAGGTTGGTATCGAGATTTGGTCGGTGCATATACCATATGGGCCTGCTTATGATCCGTCGCTGGTGGATGATGCGGCGAGGGCGAAGGCGGTTGCGAACATTGATTCCCTGCTGGGAGCAATCGAGCCATTGGGTGCTAAGAAGGCGATATTGCATGCGAGTTTTGAGCCTGTGAAGACCGAGGAACGGGCCGCCAAGTTCGCGGCGTGCAAGGCATCACTGAAAGAGATAGCGGATATTGCGGCAGGGCATGATATCGCGATCGCTGTGGAGTGTCTGCCTCGGACGTGCCTGGGCAATACGAGTACAGAGCTGCTCGAGCTGGTATCCGTGGATGAACGACTTGAGATATGCTGCGATACGAACCATCTGCTGCAGGAGACTACCGAGGAGTTTGTCAGGGCAGCGGGGCATCGGATAACGACCTTGCATATTGCGGATTATGATGCGAAGGATGAGCGGCACTGGCTGCCGGGCAAGGGTGTGATCGACTGGATGGCGGTTATGGATGCATTGGTGGAGACCGGTTATACTGGGCCGTTCCTGTTTGAGTGTAGGGGGACATCCGCTGAGGAAGCTGAGGTTTTCGCGAAGCTTAAGGCGGAATATATGGAGCGGGTTGCGAAGTAG
- the fucU gene encoding L-fucose mutarotase, with the protein MLKNIPSILSPELLKVLMEMGHGDEIVLADGNFPSASLAQRLIRADGHNVPDLLEAILSVFPLDEYVDKPVSLMQVVPGDNTKPTIWQEYDKIVQASGEPFGEFEFVDRFDFYERAKGAYAVVATSEGALYANVILKKGVIKV; encoded by the coding sequence ATGCTCAAAAATATACCGAGCATACTTTCGCCGGAACTGCTGAAGGTTCTGATGGAAATGGGTCATGGCGACGAGATCGTGCTGGCGGACGGGAACTTCCCATCTGCCTCTCTCGCACAGAGGCTCATTCGTGCAGACGGCCATAATGTGCCGGATCTGCTTGAGGCTATTCTTTCGGTCTTTCCTTTGGATGAGTATGTGGATAAACCGGTATCGCTGATGCAGGTGGTGCCGGGCGATAATACGAAGCCGACGATATGGCAGGAATATGATAAGATCGTTCAGGCCAGCGGTGAGCCGTTTGGCGAATTCGAATTTGTTGATCGGTTCGATTTTTATGAACGGGCGAAGGGAGCATATGCAGTTGTTGCAACTTCCGAAGGGGCATTGTATGCTAATGTGATCCTTAAGAAGGGTGTGATCAAGGTGTAA
- a CDS encoding glycosyltransferase — protein sequence MTNPLSKPYLSIILPAYNEGRKVAVDVERASGFLDRENLTGEIIVVDDGSTDDTASVAKQASISSDIALNVKRYDQNRGKGYAIRTGVLNSAGRYVMFADCGCCVPYHHAKKGLDLISSDGCAIAHASRRDQQSDIQHDQPLQRKLFSKAFRWTIINFMGVPAHLTDTQCGFKVYRGDVARQLFSQCVVDGFMFDVEVILRAHRAGYKIGEFPIEWTCDRDSRLTVRRNALEILRELWQIRQALKSEQ from the coding sequence ATGACTAATCCATTATCGAAACCTTACCTGTCGATCATATTACCTGCCTACAACGAAGGCAGAAAGGTCGCTGTCGACGTTGAGCGTGCATCGGGCTTTCTTGACAGAGAAAACCTTACAGGCGAGATAATCGTCGTCGACGACGGCAGTACCGACGACACCGCCTCTGTCGCGAAACAGGCAAGCATATCTTCAGACATCGCCCTCAACGTCAAGCGATATGACCAAAATCGCGGCAAAGGTTACGCAATACGTACCGGCGTACTCAATTCCGCCGGCAGATACGTCATGTTCGCCGACTGCGGCTGCTGCGTACCTTACCATCACGCAAAAAAAGGCCTGGACCTCATATCAAGCGACGGCTGCGCAATCGCCCATGCATCCCGACGCGACCAGCAAAGCGACATCCAGCATGATCAGCCCCTACAGCGGAAACTTTTCTCAAAGGCGTTCCGCTGGACCATCATCAACTTTATGGGCGTACCAGCTCACCTGACCGACACACAGTGCGGATTCAAGGTCTACCGCGGCGACGTTGCCCGCCAACTGTTCAGCCAATGTGTCGTCGACGGCTTCATGTTCGACGTCGAAGTCATCCTCCGCGCACACCGCGCCGGATACAAGATCGGCGAGTTTCCCATCGAATGGACCTGCGACCGCGACAGCCGTCTCACCGTCCGTCGCAACGCACTCGAAATATTGCGTGAACTATGGCAGATCAGACAGGCCCTCAAATCCGAACAATAA
- a CDS encoding FAD:protein FMN transferase, translated as MSKDKQEVNAFSFPGSDIANLQRFRKEAMATIFHVFIVHEDREYAGQAAWEAFDVLDDLEQHFSRFIANSDISQINRLGEGESVVVSLPTFECLQQAKDMYERTFGAFDVTVGTLYKAWLREDKSIKMPGREELEFAREHTGADKIKLNEESFTVTLEEAPLSVDLGGIGKGFAIDRMMEVLREWEVESAMISGGGSTVLASGAPAGLDGWPIKVRSPLERSHTLTKLDLCGQAFSGSGIIKSQHIIDPRKGMPVSSVLSAWASAENGAFADALSTAATVMSRDEMRKYCEKHRGAMLMTAVKNIDKPGDVEMFKAGCWPEK; from the coding sequence ATGAGCAAAGATAAGCAGGAGGTCAACGCGTTTTCGTTTCCCGGTTCGGACATTGCGAATCTGCAGAGATTTCGCAAGGAGGCGATGGCGACGATCTTTCATGTGTTCATCGTGCATGAGGATCGTGAGTATGCGGGGCAGGCTGCGTGGGAGGCGTTCGATGTGCTGGATGATCTTGAGCAGCACTTCAGCAGGTTTATTGCGAACAGCGACATTTCGCAGATAAACCGGCTGGGCGAGGGGGAGTCGGTGGTTGTTTCGCTACCGACGTTTGAATGTCTGCAGCAGGCGAAGGATATGTATGAGCGGACGTTTGGGGCGTTTGATGTTACGGTGGGGACGTTGTACAAGGCGTGGCTGAGGGAGGACAAGAGCATCAAGATGCCCGGGCGTGAGGAGCTCGAGTTCGCTCGGGAGCATACCGGGGCGGATAAGATAAAGCTGAACGAAGAAAGTTTTACGGTGACGCTGGAGGAGGCTCCGCTGTCTGTGGATCTTGGGGGGATCGGTAAGGGGTTTGCGATAGACAGGATGATGGAGGTGCTGCGGGAGTGGGAGGTCGAGTCGGCTATGATCAGCGGCGGGGGGAGTACGGTACTGGCGAGTGGTGCTCCGGCGGGGCTTGACGGCTGGCCGATAAAGGTCCGTTCGCCGCTTGAGCGGTCGCATACGCTGACAAAGCTGGATCTGTGCGGTCAGGCGTTCAGCGGGTCAGGGATAATAAAGTCACAGCACATAATAGATCCGAGGAAGGGGATGCCCGTGAGTTCGGTTCTGTCGGCGTGGGCGTCGGCGGAGAATGGTGCGTTTGCGGATGCGCTGTCCACTGCTGCGACCGTCATGAGCAGAGACGAGATGCGGAAGTACTGTGAGAAGCATCGTGGGGCCATGCTCATGACTGCGGTGAAGAATATTGATAAGCCGGGGGATGTTGAAATGTTCAAGGCAGGGTGCTGGCCTGAGAAGTGA
- a CDS encoding flippase activity-associated protein Agl23: MTRSAAIAVIITAAVAASILRLPFLSVRPVHTDEAVHAVKFGELLEDNAYRYDPYEYHGPTLNYFTLIPAWVRGQVAFEQLDAVTLRLVPAVFSLLLVLMPILLIKPLGPGVAALASVLTALSPAFAFYGVYYIQETLLVAFTFMAVAAGYHYCRSQRPVYAVLTGGALGLAFATKETFLIVLACMIGAAALWVLVCKRSGGWSMLQGFGSHVVAGIGAFVVVAVVFFSSFFTNPEGIVDSVRTYGIYFARGGGHDTMHVHPWYYYLSLLTAFRLGDGPIWSEAFVLVLAVVGMVAALRKRLPGDASSGLFCFVGFYAILLAVAYSVIPYKTPWCLLGFHHGFILLAGLGGWYLLSLCRGEMRVAVAVVLAAGVLHLGFQAWMSNGEYASSTENPYVYAQTTEDVPEAAKELELFAKAYQEDEQLAVEVVFPGGDYWPWPWYLRGFDKVGYYSGVDFSVEAAPVVIASTEVRGALMRKLYELPPPGQKHLYVPLTEDELLLRPAVPFEIYVRKDVYDRAMLSDEIPVGEQE; the protein is encoded by the coding sequence ATGACACGATCAGCAGCAATAGCGGTAATAATTACGGCGGCAGTCGCGGCTTCGATCCTGCGGCTGCCGTTTTTGTCTGTGCGGCCTGTGCATACGGACGAGGCGGTGCATGCGGTTAAGTTCGGTGAGCTGCTGGAGGACAATGCGTACCGTTATGATCCGTACGAGTATCACGGGCCGACGCTTAATTATTTCACGCTGATACCGGCGTGGGTGCGGGGGCAAGTTGCATTTGAACAGCTCGATGCGGTGACGCTTCGGCTTGTTCCGGCGGTGTTTTCGCTGCTGCTGGTTTTGATGCCGATACTGTTGATAAAGCCTTTGGGGCCGGGGGTGGCGGCGTTGGCTTCGGTGCTTACGGCGCTGTCACCTGCGTTTGCGTTTTATGGTGTTTACTATATTCAGGAAACGCTGCTGGTTGCGTTTACGTTTATGGCGGTTGCGGCGGGGTATCATTACTGCCGATCGCAGAGACCAGTGTACGCGGTGCTGACGGGTGGGGCGCTGGGGTTGGCGTTCGCGACTAAGGAAACGTTTTTGATCGTACTGGCGTGCATGATCGGGGCGGCTGCTTTATGGGTGCTGGTTTGTAAACGGTCGGGTGGCTGGTCGATGTTGCAAGGGTTTGGGTCGCATGTTGTTGCGGGGATTGGTGCGTTTGTTGTTGTTGCGGTGGTTTTCTTCAGCTCGTTCTTTACGAATCCGGAGGGGATCGTCGACTCGGTGCGTACTTACGGGATCTATTTTGCGCGCGGCGGGGGACATGATACGATGCATGTGCATCCTTGGTATTATTATTTGTCGCTGCTGACTGCGTTTCGTCTGGGTGATGGGCCGATATGGTCGGAGGCGTTTGTTCTGGTGCTTGCGGTGGTCGGTATGGTTGCGGCATTGAGAAAGAGATTGCCTGGGGATGCGAGTTCGGGACTGTTTTGCTTTGTCGGTTTTTATGCCATACTGCTTGCGGTCGCTTATTCGGTTATTCCGTACAAGACGCCGTGGTGTCTGCTGGGGTTTCATCATGGGTTTATACTGCTGGCTGGACTTGGTGGATGGTATCTGCTGAGTTTATGTCGAGGTGAAATGAGGGTCGCGGTTGCGGTGGTGCTGGCGGCGGGGGTGCTGCATCTGGGTTTTCAGGCGTGGATGTCGAATGGTGAATATGCTTCGTCGACTGAGAATCCGTATGTCTATGCGCAGACGACGGAGGATGTGCCGGAAGCTGCGAAGGAGCTGGAGCTGTTTGCAAAGGCATATCAGGAGGACGAGCAGTTGGCTGTGGAGGTTGTTTTCCCGGGTGGAGATTACTGGCCGTGGCCGTGGTATCTGCGGGGTTTCGATAAGGTGGGCTATTACAGCGGCGTCGATTTTTCGGTTGAGGCGGCGCCGGTGGTCATCGCGTCGACTGAGGTTCGGGGGGCACTTATGAGAAAGTTGTATGAGCTTCCTCCGCCTGGGCAGAAGCATTTGTATGTGCCGTTGACTGAAGATGAGCTGCTGCTTCGTCCGGCTGTGCCGTTCGAGATATATGTGCGGAAGGATGTTTACGATCGGGCGATGTTGAGCGATGAGATACCGGTGGGAGAGCAGGAATGA